GCGCATCGACCGGCACACGCAAACCGTGGTGTTCAAAGACGGCCGCACCCTGCCCTATGACCGCCTGGTGCTGGCCACAGGCGCCCACGCCGCCCGGCCCGATGCGGTGTTCGATGCGGCCGGCAACGCCTTCGTGTTGCGCACCATCGCCGACGTCGAGCGCATTCAGCGCCACCTGGGTCAGCACGACGCACGCCGGGCGACGGTGGTGGGCGGCGGGGTGCTGGGGGTCGAAGCCGCGCTGGCGCTTCAGTTGCGTGGACTGCAGGTGCACCTGCTGGAGCGTGCGCCCCACCTGATGGCAGCGCAGCTGGACGCGGTGGGCGGCGCCCACCTGACGGATGCCCTGGTGGCGCGCGGCATCTCGGTGCACACCCAGGTGACCGCACTGCACTGGGTGACCGACGCCCATCAGCAACTGCGCGGCGTGCGCATGGGCGACGGACCGGAGCTGGCCACCGACATCGTGGTGGCCTGCCTGGGCATTCGGCCGCGCAGCCGCCTGGCACAAGAAGCCGGCCTGCGTGTGCAGGCCCGTGGCATCGAGGTGGACGGCTTGCAGCGCACCAGTGACCCGCACATCCTGGCCGTGGGGGACGTGGCACTGACCCCCGGGCCCGGCGGGCTGTGGGCCACGGCCGTGGCGCAGGCCGAACGGGCCGTGCAGGGTTTGCTGGCGCAGGAAACCACCGGCGATGCGGGGCCGCTGATGCTCAAGCTCAAGGCCGATGACCTGGACGTGGTGGCGTGGGGCGACAGCCGGGCCCAGGACTCCGATGAGGTCTGGCAGGCCGACGCCGACAGCGGCTTTTTCTGGCGCGTGGTGTGGCGTGCAGACACCCTGGCGGGATGGCAGTGCGTGGGGCCTGCCGGCAGCGCACAGGCCCTGGCGCAAGCCCTGCACAGCGGCTGTCCGCGCCAGGCGCGCGACGCGCTGGACACCCTCTGAGCGGGGGGTGACACCGCTTCAGCGGTGCGCAGCATGTCACGGTACTTTCACACGGTCTCTGCACATTGGCAGGGTGTATGCCGCCTCGCTGGCGGTTTGTGTTTCACCCTGATTGCAGTGCACCATGAAAAAATCGCTTCTGGCCCTGGCCGCCGCCGCTTCTCTGTCCACCCTGAGCCTTTCGGCCCATGCCGGCCTGCTGGACGGTGCATCGCTGGCCTGGACACATCAACACAGCGTCGACGGAGACTACCTGTCCGAGATCATCGCCTTTGACGACGCCCGCAACGAGCTGTGGGTGGCGGGCGTGACGGGCGTCGACATCCTGAATGCCGCGACGGGTGCCTTCATCGAGCGCCTGGACATCAGCAACTTCGGGCACGTCAACAGCGTGGCCATCCACAACGGCGTGGCCGCCCTGGCCATCGAGAACAACAACCGCGACTTGCCCGGACTGGTGCAAACCTACAGCACGGCGTCCCGCTCGCTCAGCAACAGCTACGCCGTGGGCGCCCTGCCCGACATGCTCACCTTCACGAAGGACGGCAGCAAGATCCTGGTGGCCAACGAAGGCACCCCCTCGGTCTACGGCGCCTTGGGCAGCAGCATGGCGCCCAGCGATCCCGTGGGCAGCGTGAGCATCATCAACGTGGCCACGGGCACCGTCACCACCACCAGCAACCTGAACACCGCCGCCCGCACGGGCTCCTACCTGCGCACCAACACCGGCATGGACTTCGAGCCCGAGTACATCGCTGTCAACGCCGCCGGCACCAAGGCCTACGTCACCCTGCAAGAGGCCAACGGCCTGGCCGTGGTGGACGTGGCCAGCGGCCAGGTGGACAAGGTGGTGGGCCTGGGCGTGAAGGACTTCAGCCAGCCGGGCAATCAGATCGATGCCAGCCACAAAGACAACAAGATCGAACTGCAGTCGCTGAACGTCAAGGGCCTGTACATGCCCGACAGCGTGGTGGCCTACGAGGCGGGTGGTCAGACCTTCCTGGTCATGGCCAACGAAGGTGACTTCCGCGAAGACGACGCCGACAAAGAGCGCGCGAAAAACGTGTTCGGCACCGCCGCGCCCTTGAACGAGTTGAACATCTCCACCACCGACTCCACCGCCAACGACCTGATCACCGCCGGTGCGCGCTCGTTCTCGATCCGTGACGAAGATGGCAACCTGGTGTACGACAGCGGCAGCATCCTGGACGCCGCCGCCATCGCCGCCGGCATCTACGACGACGGCCGCAGCGACGACAAGGGCGTCGAGCCCGAGGGCGTGGAGATCATGCAGATCGAAGGCCGCACCGTCGCCTTCATCGGCCTGGAGCGCACCACCAAGTCGGCCGTGGCCGCCTTCGACATCACCGATCCGAACGCGGTCAGCTTCCTGCAGCTGCTGGTGGCCGATGGCAGTGTCTCGCCCGAAGGCCTCAAGGGCTTCCGCGTGGGCAACGACTACTACCTGGCGCTGTCCAACGAAGTGACCAGCACCACCGCGGTGTTCCACCTGGCCACGGCGGCCGTGCCCGAGCCTGAAACCTACGCCCTGATGCTGGCCGGTCTGGGCGTGGTGGGCGCGATGGCCCGTCGCCGCCGCCAACGCGGCTGAGCCAGCAGCGGCCCCGTCACCTGTCGGCCGTATCGGCAGTGTCAGCGGCTTCAGCCGACCTGGGCAGGCACGGGGCGCATCCACACCAGACAACGCTCGGCCTCCAGGCCGGGCACGGTCAATGGTTCCACGTGGAACACCTCGACGTCGGCAGGCAGTTGAGACAACTCGTCCTCGGGTGCCCTGCCCTTCATCGCCATCCACACGCCGCCAGGGGCCAGGCGCTCTCGCGTCAAGGCGACGAAATCGGCCAGCGACGCAAAGGCCCGTGACGTGACCAACTCGTGCTGACTGCGCAGGTCTTCCACCCGCGCGTGTTCGGCCCGCAGATTGGGCAGGCGCAATTCGGCCGCCACCTGCCGGATGAAGGCCGCCTTCTTGCCCACGGTGTCCACGCAGGTCACCTGCACATCCGGACGGGCAATCGCCAACAGCACCCCCGGCAGGCCACCGCCGCTCCCCACGTCCAGCAGGCGCACGGGCGCATCACCGCCACGCTCCGCCAGATGGCCGTTCAGGCGAGGCAACACTGCCAGGCAGTCGCTGAGGTGGTGCGTGAACATCTCCGGCGCGTCGCGCAAGGCGGTCAGGTTGTAGGTGGCGTTCCAGTGCGCCAGCATGCCCATGTAGGCAGCGCAACGCTGACGCTGCGCCTCGTCCAGCGCCACACCCAGCGCCTCCAGCACCGGCCCCAGGGCACTCAGCCACTGGTCCTCGGACCAGCTCACGGGCGGGCGAACCGCCGGCTTCGGCGCGAGTCGCGGTTGGGGGCGCTGGCCACCGGTCTTGCCGGCGCCTGGCGAGCTCAGGCCGAGAGGCCGCCTGTAGCCTTTCATGCCACCTCTCCCCGGGTCTGGGCCTGATCGGGTGCGGGCACCGCCGAACCACCGAAGCCCTTGAAGCGCCCCTTCTTCAGGTGGATCAGCAAGAGCGAAATCGCCGCCGGGGTGATGCCCGACAAGCGGGAAGCCTGCCCCAGGGTCTCGGGCCGGTGCTTGTTCAATTTCTGACGGGCCTCGTGGCTGAGGGCACTGACGGTCATGTAGTCCAGCTCATCGGGCAGGCGCAGGTTCTCGTAGTACGCGGCACGCTCCACCTCTTCATTCTGCTTGTCGATGTAGCCGGCGTACTTGATGCTGATCTCCACCTGCTCGATCACGGCCTCGGCCAGCTTGGCACCCAGCCCTTCGCTCAAGGCTGCACGGCCGGTGGTTTCACGTGAAACACCGCCCTCGCC
This genomic window from Aquabacterium sp. A3 contains:
- a CDS encoding choice-of-anchor I family protein gives rise to the protein MKKSLLALAAAASLSTLSLSAHAGLLDGASLAWTHQHSVDGDYLSEIIAFDDARNELWVAGVTGVDILNAATGAFIERLDISNFGHVNSVAIHNGVAALAIENNNRDLPGLVQTYSTASRSLSNSYAVGALPDMLTFTKDGSKILVANEGTPSVYGALGSSMAPSDPVGSVSIINVATGTVTTTSNLNTAARTGSYLRTNTGMDFEPEYIAVNAAGTKAYVTLQEANGLAVVDVASGQVDKVVGLGVKDFSQPGNQIDASHKDNKIELQSLNVKGLYMPDSVVAYEAGGQTFLVMANEGDFREDDADKERAKNVFGTAAPLNELNISTTDSTANDLITAGARSFSIRDEDGNLVYDSGSILDAAAIAAGIYDDGRSDDKGVEPEGVEIMQIEGRTVAFIGLERTTKSAVAAFDITDPNAVSFLQLLVADGSVSPEGLKGFRVGNDYYLALSNEVTSTTAVFHLATAAVPEPETYALMLAGLGVVGAMARRRRQRG
- the rsmG gene encoding 16S rRNA (guanine(527)-N(7))-methyltransferase RsmG yields the protein MKGYRRPLGLSSPGAGKTGGQRPQPRLAPKPAVRPPVSWSEDQWLSALGPVLEALGVALDEAQRQRCAAYMGMLAHWNATYNLTALRDAPEMFTHHLSDCLAVLPRLNGHLAERGGDAPVRLLDVGSGGGLPGVLLAIARPDVQVTCVDTVGKKAAFIRQVAAELRLPNLRAEHARVEDLRSQHELVTSRAFASLADFVALTRERLAPGGVWMAMKGRAPEDELSQLPADVEVFHVEPLTVPGLEAERCLVWMRPVPAQVG